The following are encoded together in the Trichomycterus rosablanca isolate fTriRos1 chromosome 19, fTriRos1.hap1, whole genome shotgun sequence genome:
- the ttc29 gene encoding tetratricopeptide repeat protein 29: MTSGMMQKTRFLPDINRKNNVRSSHQWKKEMKEPNQGSAVREKKQSSTVTENDIAQFRNGLHQNLCVSMLQEGFHRSFEELFSLLKHWSTNRLAAGPDSSLWLQPSLEEQPHKLEMLKKHLTRAEATQRADQYEEVNENYLALAKFFSEPEDRWLRLHFYKLSLVAACKVKLDSGRKEAEANAYLGQVYQEQGDLELAREHLEVFHHMAVGRPWQDKSGQTHQSKACKKLCRVYMLLAQGHLQSKEYRPAIDMLNKAYELAKEGGDKKMEAEAAYTVGLAYQSTGDRRTARQFLNISVEIYTTLEDPGSLGKTYQAIAESLGSEGKVNESIQYLQKYAEISQKSDHHQNLQDACMSLGFIHISNGQYDSAHKCFDQAYDMAGSLDSVAQLQKAQVYVGIARAHAMLSAYTTHIKMDKPENIHTLIHWKGTQKFNMS; this comes from the exons ATGACTTCAGGAATGATGCAAAAAACTCGCTTTTTACCAGATATTAACAGGAAAAATAATGTCAGATCCAG TCACCAGTGgaagaaagaaatgaaagagcCCAACCAGGGATCTGCTGTGAGAGAGAAGAAACAAAGCAGCACTGTGACTGAGAATGATATTGCACA GTTCCGGAACGGTCTGCACCAAAATCTTTGTGTGTCCATGTTGCAAGAGGGCTTTCATCGCTCCTTTGAAGAACTGTTCTCATTGCTAAAGCACTGGAGCACAAATCGGTTAGCAGCAGGTCCAGACAGTTCGCTCTGGCTCCAACCTTCACTGGAGGAGCAACCTCACAAATTGGAGATGTTAAAAAAGCACTTAACCAGAGCTGAAGCTACACAACGAGCTG ATCAGTATGAGGAGGTGAATGAGAATTATTTAGCGCTGGCAAAATTTTTCTCTGAGCCAGAAGACAGGTGGCTCCGACTTCATTTCTACAAGCTAAGTCTTGTGGCTGCCTGCAAAGTCAAGCTGGACTCTGGCAGGAAGGAGGCAGAAGCCAATGCATATCTAGGCCAGGTGTACCAAGAGCAAG GTGATTTGGAACTAGCTCGGGAGCATTTAGAAGTCTTTCACCACATGGCGGTGGGGCGACCATGGCAAGACAAGAGTGGACAAACACACCAATCAAAAGCCTGTAAGAAGCTGTGTAGGGTTTACATGCTGCTAGCACAGGGACACCTGCAGAGTAAAGAATACAGACCTGCCATTGATATGCTAAACAAAGCCTATGAGCTGGCTAAAGAAG GTGGTGATAAAAAGATGGAGGCAGAAGCAGCATATACAGTTGGGCTGGCCTATCAAAGTACAGGCGATCGAAGAACTGCCAGACAG TTCCTCAACATATCAGTGGAGATTTACACAACACTGGAAGACCCAGGCAGCCTTGGAAAAACCTACCAGGCTATAGCTGAATCTCTGGGAAG tgaGGGTAAAGTGAATGAAAGTATCCAGTATCTGCAAAAGTATGCTGAGATATCACAGAAAAGCGATCATCATCAGAATCTACAGGACGCTTGCATGAGTCTTGGATTTATACACATCTCCAAC GGTCAGTACGACAGTGCCCATAAGTGTTTCGACCAGGCCTATGACATGGCAGGCAGCCTAGACTCAGTGGCCCAGTTACAGAAGGCTCAGGTATATGTGGGAATTGCCCGTGCTCATGCCATGCTCTCAGCGTATACTACCCACATTAAGATGGACAAACCAGAAAACATTCATACACTTATTCACTGGAAGGGGACACAAAAGTTTAATATGTCATAA
- the ednrab gene encoding endothelin receptor type Ab: MPWVTVLIATISYALMRPGHCQSNSSVDFLFSDDPVAIQLPGLHATLSPLTLSLERSESISPEPRRALHASSRSSSSLTSGNGSVRARPLPPPPACLRRTSMKVVFKYVNTALSCVIFVVGVVGNATLLRIICLHKNMRNGPNALIASLALGDLIYIAIDIPINVYKLLAMRWPFDDTVFGLFLCKLFPFLQKASVGITVLNLCVLSVDRYRAVASWSRVPGVGIPFSTAVEIVCIWVLSTVLAVPEAVGFNMVSFDHNNMTVQTCMLKPETPFMTFYRDAKDWWLFGFYFCVPLACTAIFYTLMTCEMLHHRKGSLRIALSEHIKQRREVAKAIFSLVLIFALCWFPLHLSRILKKMVYFQHDAQRCDLLNFLLVLDYFSINLATINSCINPIILYFVSKKFKRCFKSCLCCWCYSGSLLSSMGTSIQYKNPDLQNVLTDRTALRKDSYN, encoded by the exons ATGCCCTGGGTCACTGTGCTAATAGCAACCATATCCTATGCGCTGATGAGACCTGGCCACTGCCAATCAAACTCCTCAGTAGACTTCCTGTTCTCTGATGACCCAGTGGCCATTCAGCTTCCTGGCCTCCATGCCACCCTGTCACCTCTGACCCTTTCCCTAGAGCGGTCAGAGAGCATCAGCCCTGAACCTAGACGAGCTCTTCATGCCTCCTCGCGCTCTTCATCATCCCTCACTTCAGGGAACGGTTCGGTGCGAGCTCGCCCGCTTCCTCCCCCACCGGCATGTTTACGTAGAACATCTATGAAAGTCGTGTTCAAGTATGTGAACACGGCACTGTCATGTGTGATCTTCGTTGTTGGTGTAGTGGGCAATGCCACACTGCTGAGGATCATATGTCTTCACAAGAACATGAGAAACGGACCCAATGCCCTCATCGCCAGCCTGGCACTGGGAGACCTGATCTACATTGCCATTGACATCCCCATCAATGTTTATAAG TTGCTGGCGATGAGGTGGCCGTTTGACGACACTGTTTTTGGACTTTTTCTGTGCAAGCTGTTTCCATTTCTGCAAAAGGCTTCTGTTGGAATAACAGTGCTTAACCTGTGTGTCCTGAGTGTAGACAG GTATCGCGCTGTGGCATCTTGGAGCCGCGTACCAGGCGTGGGCATCCCTTTTTCCACTGCTGTAGAGATTGTGTGTATCTGGGTGTTGTCCACTGTGTTGGCTGTTCCTGAAGCAGTCGGCTTCAACATGGTCAGCTTTGACCACAACAACATGACTGTGCAGACCTGCATGCTCAAGCCAGAGACGCCATTCATGACT ttttacAGAGATGCCAAGGACTGGTGGCTGTTTGGGTTTTATTTCTGTGTGCCGTTGGCATGTACAGCAATCTTCTACACCCTGATGACCTGTGagatgctgcatcacagaaaaGGAAGCCTGAGAATCGCTCTGAGTGAACACATTAAGCAG AGACGTGAGGTAGCGAAAGCCATTTTCTCTTTGGTGCTGATTTTTGCTCTCTGTTGGTTTCCGCTGCATCTTAGTCGCATTCTAAAGAAGATGGTTTACTTTCAACATGATGCGCAGCGCTGTGATCTGCTTAA TTTCTTGCTGGTGCTGGACTACTTCAGCATAAACCTGGCGACCATAAACTCCTGCATCAATCCCATTATACTCTACTTTGTCAGCAAGAAATTTAAAAGATGTTTCAAG TCGTGTCTGTGTTGTTGGTGTTATTCGGGTTCTCTGCTAAGCAGTATGGGGACCAGCATCCAGTACAAGAACCCAGACCTGCAGAATGTCCTAACAGACCGTACAGCTCTGCGCAAGGACAGCTACAACTGA